The Pseudomonas putida nucleotide sequence ACTGCTCGCGGCTGGCAGAGCAAGGGCAGATCAGCGAATGGCGCTATACCCTGCTGGAACAACGCCTGGCCGGGCTGACCGAGGTCCAGGCCACCTGCGAGCGGATCAAGGGTTCGCCGCTGCCGTTCCCCTATACCCTGCTGCTGCACCGCACCATCTACATCTTCTGCCTGCTGCTGCCGTTTGCCCTGGCCGAGCCGCTGGGCTGGCTGGCGCCGCTGTTCACCACCATTGTCGGCTACACCTTCTTCGGCCTGGACGCGATTGGCAACGAACTGGAGGACCCGTTCGGGCGGGATGAGAACGACCTGCCGATGGATGCCATGGTGAGGACCGTGGAGCGGGATGTGCTGGGGGCTTTGGGCGTGGAACCGCTGCCACCGGTGTTGCTGCCGGTGGACTATGTGCTGAGCTGATTATTTGCGTCTTCTGTCACGCGAAGAGGCCGGTATGGGCTAACCGCGGCTTTCGCAGGCTTCGATAGGCTTCAGATGCTTCACAAAATTACAGGGCCGATGCCGCGCATCCAGCTGCTCCACCAATATGCCCTCCCAGGCCGTCCGGCAAGCACCGGTCGAACCGGGCAGGCAGCACACCAGGGTGCCATTGGAAATCCCTGCCAGCGCCCTGCTTTGCACCGTCGAGCTGCCGATATCGAGAATGGACAAGGCGCGGAACAGTTCGCCAAAGCCATCGACGCTCCGATCCAACAGGCACTGCACCGCCTCCGGCGTGCTGTCACGCCCGGTGAAGCCGGTGCCGCCGGTGATCAGCACCACCTGCACGTCGTCATCGGCGATCCAGGTCGCCACCTGGGCGCGGATCTTGTACAGGTCGTCCTTGAGCAGCGCCCGCGCCACCAGGCGATGGCCGACCTCTACCGAGCGGCTGGCCAGCAGCTCGCCTGAGGTGTCGTTGTCGTAGGAACGGGTGTCGCTGACGGTCAGCACGGCGATGTTCAGCGGTATGAAGACCGCATCGGGTTGGACGCGCACGGTGAAGCTCCTTGAATGGCATTGTCGTCACGCTAGAGGCAAGCCTGACAAGCGTCCAATCGAAATGGCGAACCGGCCGATCAATGACATCTATCGCAGACGTGGGTTAAGGTCTGCACAACCAGACGCCAGGCACTTCCATGGACATCAAGCAGCTCAAGTTCCTCATCGCCCTCGACCAGACCCGCCACTTCGGCCAGGCTGCGGCGCTGTGCCATATCACCCAGCCGACCCTGTCCATGCGCCTGCGCAACCTGGAGGACGAACTGGACCTGGTGCTGGTCAAGCGCGGCCAGCGCTTCGAGGGCTTCACCGAGGCGGGCGAGCGCATCCTGGCCTGGGCCCGCACCCTGCTCGCCGCCCATGACGGCCTGCAGGCCGAGGCCGCCAGTTGCCGTGGCCAGGTGGTCGGCAGCCTGCGCCTGGGCACCGTGCCGCTGGCCAGCTTCAACCCCATGCACCTGCTGCTGCCGCTGCGCGAGAAGTACCCCGAACTGCAGTTCCAGCTCAGCTCGCACAGCACCGAGCAGATCATGGACGGCCTGAGCCGCAACCAGCTCGACCTGGGCATCTGCTACCTCGACCAGGTCAACGCCAACTTCTTCGAAGTAATCGAGCTAGGCACCACCACCATGGGCCTGCTATTCGACACCCAGCACTTCCAGTTCGACACCGACAGCCTGCGCTGGGACGAACTCGGCGACATTCCCCTGGGCCTGCTGAGCAAGGGCATGCACTACCGCCAGTCACTGGACCTGAGCTTCCGCAGCCGCGGCCTCGAGCCCAATGCCGTGTTGGAAAGCGACTCGACCTTCCAGCTGGTGCAGGCCATCAATACCGGCGTGTGCTGCGCGATCATGCCGCTGGGCTGCGGCCTGGAAGACCTCAGCGAACACATGCGCATCATCCCCATCGTCGAAGCCAGCATCCACAGCCCGATCGGCCTGCTGCTGCGCCGCAGCGAGCCGCGTTCGGCGATTGCCGAGCAATGTTTCGACGAGGCCAAGCGGCTGTTTCAACCGGCCTGATCCGCCGTTGCCTGGCGGTACTGGCGGGGAGTGAAACCGGTCAATTGCTTGAACTGGCGGCTGAACGCGCTGTGGTCGGTGTAGCCGCAGCGCAGCGCCACTTCGGTGATCGGCAAATCAGAATGCAGCAGCCGGTGGGCGTGCTCCAGGCGCGCCTTGTGGATCATCTGCCGTGGGGTGAGGTGGAACACCCGCTTGCAGTAGCGCTCCAGTTGCGCCACGGAAATCCCGGCGATGCGGGTCAATTCATTCATGCTGATCGGCTGGTGGAAATGGCGGCGGATGTGCTCATCCACGGCCGCCAGTCGCTGGTAGGCGGGGTGGGTGTCGGCGGCTGACTGCAGGTCGACGGAGATGCCCACCAGGCCGATGATCTCGCCCGCCGGGTTGCGCAGCGGGCGCTTGTGGGTCAGGCACCAGCCCGGTTCACGGCTGCCGTACAGGTGCAGTTCGAGCTGGTCTTCCAGCACCAGCCCATCCTTGAGCACGCGGCGGTCCTGCTCGGTGTAGCCGGGGCCCAGTTGCGCCGGGAACACCTCGGCGCTGGTCTTGCCCAGCAGCGGCTGCAGGCGCTTGAGGCCACAACGCTGGACCAGGGTGGTGTTGGCCAGCACATAACGGGCGGCAGGGTCCTTGATGAAGATCGCCGCGTTGGGGATGGCGTCGAGGATTGGCAGCAGCAGCGACACACCGGCCAGCAGGGCCTCGAGGGTGGCTGGCCGGTGCTGGTCGAGGGACTGGTACAGGGTTGCCAGGGAGTCTTGTGTCATCTGCATGCTCTTGGTTGAAGTACTGGCCCTTTCGCGGGGCAAGCCCGCTCCTGCAGGACTGCGCAGTACCTGTAGGAGCGGGCTTGCCCCGCGAAAGGGCCATCAATGCCCATGAACTGCTAAAGCCCTTGTGCGGCAGGCCCTGCAGCCTACCTACCCAGCCTTTAAGGCCGCCAGTATTTTTTGCAACTGTGCCGATTTCGTCATACCCCCTGCAGAAAACCATCAAGAACCCCCGCCCCGTTCGGGTCCACTCTATGCCCCACGCAAGCCGCAACACGTGACATCAGACCTGCCTATCCAAAACCTACAAAAAGGCGCCCCCATGTCAGGCAAATTCAAGAAACAGCTGTCATTGCTCGACCTCACCTTCATCGGCCTCGGCGCCATCTTCGGCTCCGGCTGGCTGTTCGCCGCCAGCCACGTCTCGGCCATCGCCGGCCCGGCCGGTATCCTCTCCTGGTTCCTCGGCGGGTTCGCCGTGTTGTTGCTGGGCATCGTCTACTGCGAACTCGGCGCCGCCCTGCCGCGTGCCGGTGGCGTGGTGCGCTACCCGGTGTACTCCCACGGCCCGCTGCTCGGCTACCTGATGGGTTTCATCACCCTTATCGCCTTCTCCAGCCTGATCGCCATCGAAGTGGTCGCCTCGCGCCAGTACGCCGCGGCCTGGTTCCCCGGGCTGACCAAGGCCGGCTCCAGCGACCCGACGGTGCTCGGCTGGCTGGTGCAGTTCGCCTTGCTGGGGCTGTTCTTCTTCCTCAACTACCGCAGCGTGAAGACCTTCGCCAAGGCCAACAACCTGGTCAGCGTGTTCAAGTTCATCGTTCCGCTGCTGGTGATCGGCGTGCTGTTCACCTTCTTCAAGCCGGAGAACTTCGAGGTCCAGGGCTTCGCCCCGTTCGGCCTGTCTGGCGTGGAAATGGCGGTGTCGGCCGGTGGCATCATCTTCGCCTACCTGGGGCTGACGCCGATCATCTCGGTGGCCAGCGAAGTGAAGAACCCGCAGCGCACCATCCCGATCGCGCTGATCCTCTCGGTGCTGTTGTCCACTGCTATCTACGCCCTGCTGCAACTGGCCTTCCTCGGCAGCGTGCCAACCGAAATGCTCACCAACGGCTGGGCCGCGGTGACCAAGGAACTGGCCCTGCCCTACCGTGACATCGCCCTGGCCCTGGGTGTGGGCTGGCTGGCCTACCTGGTGGTGGCCGATGCGGTGATCTCGCCCAGCGGCTGCGGCAACATCTACATGAACGCCACCCCACGCGTGGTTTATGGTTGGGCGCAGACCGGCACCTTCTTCAAGTACTTCACCCGCATCGACGCCGAGTCCGGCATTCCGCGCCCGGCACTGTGGCTGACCTTCGGCCTGTCGGTGTTCTGGACCCTGCCGTTCCCCTCCTGGGAAGCGCTGATCAACGTGGTGTCCGCCGCCCTGGTGCTGAGCTACGCGGTGGCCCCGGTTACCGTCGCCGCCCTGCGCCGCAATGCGCCAGACATGCCGCGCCCGTTCCGGGTCAAGGGCATGGGCGTGCTCGGCCCGCTGTCGTTCATCATCGCCGCGCTGATCGTCTACTGGTCCGGCTGGAGCACCGTGTCCTGGCTGCTGGCCCTGCAGATCGTGATGTTCGTGCTGTACCTGCTGTGCGGCCGCTTCGTCCCGACCCAGCACCTGTCGTTGGCCCAGCAAGTGCGTTCGTCGGCCTGGCTGATCGGCTTCTACGCCGTGACCATCCTGTTGTCCTGGCTGGGCAGCTTCGGCGGCCTGGGCGTGCTCGGCCACCCGCTCGACACCCTGGCCGTGGCTGCCTGCGCCCTGGGCATCTACTACTGGGGCGCCGCCACCGGGGTGCCGGCGCACCTGGTACGCCTGGAAGGTGAAGACGAAAGCGAAGCCTCGGCTGAAACCTACAGCGGCCGCCCCGCCGTCGCCTCCTGACCCTCTTAGCAATGGACAAGCCCATGAAACAGATTCACGTCATCGACTCGCATACCGGCGGCGAACCGACCCGCCTGGTGATGAAAGGCTTCCCGCCGCTGCAGGGGCGCAGCATGGCCGAGCAGCGCGACGAACTGCGCGAGCTGCACGATCAATGGCGCCGTGCCTGCCTGCTGGAACCACGCGGCAACGATGTGCTGGTCGGCGCGCTGTATTGCCCACCGGTGTCGGCCGACGCCACCTGCGGGGTGATCTTCTTCAACAACGCCGGCTACCTGAACATGTGCGGCCACGGCACCATCGGCCTGATTGCCTCGCTGCAGCACCTGGGCCTGATCGAGCCCGGCGTGCACAAGATCGACACCCCGGTCGGCCCGGTCAGCGCCACCCTGCATGAAGACGGCGCCATCACCGTCGGCAACGTGCCGTCCTACCGCTACCGCCAGCAGGTGGCGGTGGAGGTGCCCGGCCATGGCGTGGTGCGTGGCGACATCGCCTGGGGCGGCAACTGGTTCTTCCTGGTCTCTGAACACGGCCAGCGCATCGAACTGGACAACCGCGAAGCCCTCACCGAGTACACCTGGGCCATGCTCAAGGCCCTCGAAGCCCAGGGCATCACCGGCGAGCACGGTGCGCCAATCGACCATGTCGAGTTGTTCGCCGACGACGCCCATGCCGACAGCCGCAACTTCGTCATGTGCCCGGGCAAGGCCTACGACCGCTCGCCCTGTGGCACCGGCACCAGCGCCAAGCTGGCGTGCCTGGCCGCCGACGGCAAGCTCGAAGAAGGCCAGACCTGGGTCCAGGCCAGCATCACCGGTAGCCAGTTCCACGGCCGCTACGAGCGCGACGGCGAGCGCATTCGCCCGTTCATCACCGGCCGCGCCTACATGACCGCCGACAGCACTCTGCTGATCGACGAACAGGATCCATTCGCCTGGGGCATCTGAACCCGGCTTCTTGAACCACTGAATATCGCCAGGAGTGACAACAATGACTGACAACATCTTCACCGGCACCATGCCTGCCCTGATGACCCCGTGCACTGCCGCGCGCAAGCCTGATTTCGACGCACTGGTGCGCAAGGGCCTCGAGTTGATCGAAGCCGGCATGAGCGCCGTGGTCTACTGCGGTTCGATGGGCGACTGGCCGCTGCTGACCGAAGCCGAACGCCAGGAAGGCGTGGCCCGCCTGGTGGCCGCCGGCATCCCGACCATCGTCGGCACCGGTGCGGTGAACACCCGCGAAGCCGTCGCCCACGCGGCCCATGCTGCCAAGGTGGGTGCCGCTGGCTTGATGGTCATCCCCCGCGTGCTCAGCCGCGGTGCATCGCTGATCGCCCAGAAACACCACTTCTCGGCCATTCTCGCCGCCGCGCCGAAGTTGCCGGCGGTGATCTACAACAGCCCCTACTACGGCTTCGCCACCCGCGCCGACCTGTTCTTCGAACTGCGTCGCGAATTCCCCAACCTGATCGGCTTCAAGGAGTTCGGCGGCGGCGCCGACCTGCGCTACGCCGCCGAGCACATCACCTCGAAGGATGACGACGTGACCCTGATGGTCGGCGTCGACACCCAGGTGGTGCATGGCTTCGTCAACTGCGCCGCCACCGGTGCCATCACCGGTATCGGCAACGCCCTGCCGCGTGAAGTGCTGCAGCTGGTTAGCCTGAGCAAGCAGGCCGCCAAGGGCGACGCCAAGGCCCGCCGCCTGGCTCGCGAACTGGAAGCGGCGCTGGCGGTGCTGTCGTCGTTCGATGAAGGCTGCGACCTGGTGCTGTACTACAAGCACCTGATGGTGCTCAACGGCGACAGCGAGTACAGCCTGCACTTCAACGAAACCGACGTGCTCACCGATGCCCAGCGCAACTTTGCCGAGCAGCAGTACGGGTTGTTCCGCAAGTGGTACGCCAGCTGGTCGGCCGAGCAGAACCTGACCTGACCCCCGGGGCTGCGTCGCGAAAGGGGCGCAAAGCGCCCCCCGATCCAGAAACTGATTACGAAGGAGGCTCCATGACCCTGACAGGCAACCTGCTGATCGGCCAGCGCGCCGTACCCGGCAGCCGCGACGCGATCCGCGCCATCGACCCGGCCACCAACCAGGCCCTCGAACCCGCCTACGCCGGCGGCACAGGCGAACACGTGGCCCAGGCCTGCGCACTGGCCTGGGCGGCGTTCGATGCCTACCGCGAAACCTCGCTGGAGCAGCGCGCCCATTTCCTCGAAACCATCGCCAGCGAAATCGAAGCGCTGGGCGATGCACTGATCGACCGCGCCGTGGCCGAAAGCGGCCTGCCCAAGGCGCGCATCCAGGGCGAGCGTGGCCGCACCTGCACGCAACTGCGCACCTTTGCCCGGGTGGTCCGCAGCGGCGAATGGCTCGATGTGCGGGTCAACAATGCCCTGGCCGAACGCCAGCCGCTGCCGCGCGCTGACCTGCGCCAGCGCCAGGTGGCCCTCGGCCCGGTGGCGGTGTTCGGCGCCAGCAACTTCCCCCTGGCCTTTTCGGTAGCCGGCGGCGACACCGCCTCGGCACTGGCTGCCGGATGCCCGGTGGTGGTCAAGGCCCACGCCGCGCACCCCGGCACCAGTGAACTGGTCGGCCAGGCCGTGGCCCGCGCGGTCAAACCCTGCGGCCTGCCTGAGGGCGTGTTCTCGTTGCTGTATGGTGCCGGCCGTGAAGTCGGCATTGCTCTGGTCAGCGACCCACGCATCAAGGCGGTAGGCTTCACCGGCTCGCGCAGCGGTGGAATCGCCCTGTGCCAGGCGGCCCAGGCCCGCCCGGAGCCAATTCCGGTGTACGCCGAAATGAGCTCGATCAACCCGGTGTTCCTTTTCGACGCCGCGCTGCAGGCCCGTGGCGCAGCCCTGGCGCAAGGCTTCGTCGCCTCGCTGACCCAGGGCGCCGGGCAGTTCTGCACCAACCCAGGCCTGGTGATCGCCCGCCAGGGGCCAGCGCTGCAGCGCTTCATCGAGGCTGCCAGCGAACATGTACGCCAGGCCGCCGCGCAGACCATGCTCACCCCGGGCATTGCCAGCGCCTATGCCACTGGCGTCGGCGCCTTGGCCAACAACGCCAACGCTACGATTGCCGCCAGCGGCCAGACGCAGCAAGGGCCGAACCAATGCCAGGCACAGCTGTTCGTGACTCAGGCCGAAGCGTTTCTCAGCGACCCGGCGTTGCAGGCCGAAGTGTTCGGCGCCGCTTCGCTGGTGGTGGCCTGCGCCAGCGACGAGCAGGTCCGCCAGGTGGCCGAGCACCTTGAAGGCCAACTGACCGCCACGCTGCAACTGGACGATGCCGACATCGACAGCGCCCGCGCCCTGCTGCCAACCTTGGAACGCAAGGCCGGGCGCATCCTGGTCAACGGCTGGCCGACCGGTGTCGAAGTATGTGATGCGATGGTCCACGGCGGGCCGTTCCCGGCCACTTCCGATGCCCGCACCACCTCGGTCGGCACGGCGGCGATCCTGCGCTTCCTGCGCCCGGTGTGCTACCAGGACTTCCCCGATGCCCTGCTGCCCCAGGCGCTCCAGCACGGCAACCCGCTGCAGCTGCGGCGCTTGCTCGACGGTAAACGGGAAGCCTGAGCATGGTCGACACCCCTGAAACCGATATCGCCGTGGTCGGCGCCGGCATCGTCGGCGTGGCCTGCGCCCTGCAACTGGCCCGCCAGGGCCGTCGGGTGCTGCTGCTCGATCACCAGGCGCCCGGCCAGGGCGCCTCCTACGGCAACGCCGGGCACCTGGCCACCGAGCAGGTCTTCCCGATCGCTGACCTGTCGATCCTCAAGCGCCTGCCGCGCATGCTGCTCGACCCGATGGGCCCGCTGCGCCTGGACTGGAAGTACCTGCCCAAGGCCATGCCATGGTTCATCCACCTGCTGCTCAACCTGCGCCCGGCGCCGTTCCAGCGCAGCGTGGCCGGTATCCGGGCGCTGAACGAAGGCAGCCTGGAGGCCTGGCAGCGCCTGCTGGGCTCGATCGGGCGCAGCGAGCTGTTCAAGGAAGATGGCTCGTTGCTGGTGTTTGAACGACCCGAGTCACGCCAGGCGCTGCAAGCCTTGCAGGCGCGCATGCAGCAACAGAACGTGGCGGTCGATTTCTGGCCGGCCGAGCACGTGCGCGAGGCCGCACCGCAACTGAACCCTGCGCTGTTGGGCGGTTTGTTCTTCCCGCGTACCGGGCACTTCATCGACCCGTACCAGGTGGTCTGCGCGCTGTTCGAGGCAGCCAAGTCCAGCGGTGTGCGTTTCGTCCAGGCGCGGGTTTCGGGTGGGCAACTGCAGGGCGACGGAGTCCGCCTGGCCAGTGACCAGGGGACGTTCAAAGCGCGCCAGGTGCTGCTCAGTTGCGGCGCACATTCTGCGCAGCTGACCGCAGCACTGACCGGCAAGCGCGTACCGCTGGACACCGAGCGCGGCTATCACCTGATGCTGCCGCAGGAACGTCAGCGCCTGCCGTTCGCGGTCACCTCACTGGAGCGCAAGTTCATCATGACGCCCATGGCTGATGGGCTGCGCCTGGCCGGCACGGTGGAGTTCGCCGGCCTCGATGCGCCGCCCAGCATGCAGCGGGCGTGGCAGTTGCACCGGTTGAGCAAAGGCTTGTTCCGCCAGGACCTGAGCGTAGAAGGCGCAACGCCATGGATGGGTTTCAGGCCATCGTTGCCGGACTCGTTGCCGGTGATCGACCAGGTGTGTGATGGGCGGGTACTGCTGGCGTTCGGGCATCAGCATCTGGGCTTGACCCAGGCAGCGGTGACGGCGGAATGGGTGGGGCGTCTGGCTGGGCTGGCCGGTGCCCCCGACCTGGGGGCCTACCGGCTGGATCGCTTCTGATGCTCAGGGGCACGCCCGGCATTCAAGGGTGCTGCGGGTCGTGCCCCAATGACTGCAGGAACAATGAAAACAGCTCTGGCTGCGACGAGATATCCAGCTTGGCATACAGGTGGCGACGATGAACCTTGATCGTCTCGGGTGAAATCGCCAGGCGCTCGGCCATGGCCTTCGAGGAAAACCCGCGCAAGATCAGCCGGGCAATCTCCAGCTCGCGCTCGGACAACACCCCAGCGCCGAACTGGCTGAGGGCGTCACGCACCTGCACCGCCACCGGCTCATCCTGCGCCAGCACGTGCTTGCTACCGGCCTGCCAATGCTGCTGCATCAGCGCCAGCACCCACGGGCAGAGCATCGCCAGCAAGCCGCACTGCTCGGCATCGAAGGCGACCCCCCGCCCCAGCGACAAGCTCAGCGCGCCCTGGCCTGGGAGCTGCAGGATGAACTGCACCTCATCCGCCAGCACATGGGCCTGGAACCAGCTGATGTAGTACTCGCTCTCGTGGAACTGGTCCGGCGCCACTTCGTCAAGCCGATACAAGCCACTGCCCACACCGTCCTGGCACGCCAGGTAGAACGGGTCGAGCTGATACAGCCCGCTCAGGTACATGGACATCGCCACAGGCCCCGCCTGCGGCGTCGCATCGTGCTCTTCCAGCACCACCGGGGTACCGCTGCCGGGGTAGTACGCCGCCAGGGCGTTATCGAACGGCAACCAGCGATGCAGCAACAGGATCAGTTGCTTCCAGAAGCGTGGCTGACCGATCTGTTCGATGGTGCGGCCAAGATTGGCATGCATGCCGACTTCATGAAAAACGTTGTGCACCGTGCCGGCTCCCCTGAAAAGGTGATGCGATTTCCCTCCTTTGCAGCGCCCACGTCAAGGGGCGTAACCCCAAATGGTAATTGGCCGGCCACTGCGCCAGGCCTAGATTGCAGCCCATGCAACACCCCATCCGCAGGGTGTTCGCGCCTTTCGTCACTGCCTCAACCCCAATAACAATTCGAGGAAAACGACATGCACGACAGTGCGCTAAAGCCCAGCCTGGGCATGCTCGATGTGGTTGCGATCACCGTTTCGGCGGTGACTCCGGCCAGTTCCGTATTTGTGATTGCACCCTTCGCCATTGCCCAGGCTGGCAGCGGCGCGGTGCTGGCCTTCGTGCTGGCGGCAGTGCTGGCGCTGATGTTCGCCTGGTGCTATGCCGAACTGGGCCGCGCCCATAGTTCGGCCGGTGGCGAATATGTGTATGCCAAGCGCGTGTTCGGCGGCCTGGCCGGCTACGCCACCTTTGTCACGGTGCTGGTCTCGCTGCTGTTCATTCCACCGGTGCTGGCCACCGGGGCTGCTACCTACCTGAACAGCGCCCTGGGCACGGCCTTCGATACCCAGGCCGTGGCCCTGGCGATCGTCGCCGGCAGCTATGCCCTCGGCATCCTCAACATCCGCCTCAACGCCTGGGTCACGGGCGTGTTCCTGTTGTGCGAAATGGCGGCGGTGCTGGTCATCGTGGCGCTGGGCCTGGGTAACGTGAGCCAGCCGCTGAGCGTGTTGATCACGCCCCAGCACATGGACCACGGCCTGCTCAGCGCCGCCCCCTGGGCGCTGGTGTTCGCCTCGATCGGCACGGCCCTGTTCGCCTACAACGGCTTCGGCGCCGCCGTGGTGCTGGCCGAAGACATGAAGGACGGTGGCCGCAGCACCCATCGGGCAGTGCTCTGGTCCCTGGCGCTGGTGGTGGCCATCGAGCTGGTGCCCATCTGCGCACTGTTGCTGGGCGCGCCATCGCTGGAGGCGATGCTGGCCAGCAGCGACCCCATCGGCTACCTGCTCAACGCCCACGGCAACCCGATGCTGTCACGGCTGGTGAGCGCGGGCATTTTCCTTTCGGTGTTCAATGCCATCATCGCCATTGTCATCCAGTCCGGCCGGGTGATCTTCAGCAGTGGCCGCGATCAACTGTGGACGCCAACCCTGAACCGCCTGTTCACCCGCATCCACCCACGCTGGGATTCGCCCTGGCTGGCCACCCTGCTGCTGGCCATACCGTCCGCTGCCCTGAGCTTCAGCTCCAATCTGGAAGAGATGACCTCGTTCACCGTGCTGCTGCTCCTGATGGTGTACCTGGCGGTCGCGCTGTGCGCTCTGTTCAGCCGTGTGCTGCGCAGCGACCGCGAACACCCCTATCGCATGCCCCTGTGGCCGTTGCCAGCGCTGCTGGCGGTGGTCGGCGCGGGTTACCTGCTGCTCAGCGGCCTGCTGGCCGCGCCCCTTCGCGACATCCTCATCATTCTCGTGCTGCTGGCCGTCTCGGTGATGCTCTACAGCACCTACGGCAAGTTCAGCCCAGCCTTCCAGAAACTCTGACCCACAACGCTCTGACCCACAGGAGTCCCTATGCGCGCTCGTCAACTTGGTATCAGCCTGGGC carries:
- a CDS encoding APC family permease, with amino-acid sequence MHDSALKPSLGMLDVVAITVSAVTPASSVFVIAPFAIAQAGSGAVLAFVLAAVLALMFAWCYAELGRAHSSAGGEYVYAKRVFGGLAGYATFVTVLVSLLFIPPVLATGAATYLNSALGTAFDTQAVALAIVAGSYALGILNIRLNAWVTGVFLLCEMAAVLVIVALGLGNVSQPLSVLITPQHMDHGLLSAAPWALVFASIGTALFAYNGFGAAVVLAEDMKDGGRSTHRAVLWSLALVVAIELVPICALLLGAPSLEAMLASSDPIGYLLNAHGNPMLSRLVSAGIFLSVFNAIIAIVIQSGRVIFSSGRDQLWTPTLNRLFTRIHPRWDSPWLATLLLAIPSAALSFSSNLEEMTSFTVLLLLMVYLAVALCALFSRVLRSDREHPYRMPLWPLPALLAVVGAGYLLLSGLLAAPLRDILIILVLLAVSVMLYSTYGKFSPAFQKL